In Elaeis guineensis isolate ETL-2024a chromosome 1, EG11, whole genome shotgun sequence, a genomic segment contains:
- the LOC105036096 gene encoding F-box protein At2g32560 isoform X1 codes for MLFFLVSFFPFLILLFKFLPLQPMPSWASEVTLLSNLFWKEFLYSLVKSLRNCSLLSARILSISSSMSSKRRCAPRVEIEEESVDMSVLDLPELALECILGKLSPAGLCNMAAVSSSLRDRCRSDHLWERHMKEKWGRVIGGVAYRDWQLYSASRKDSLGGVVGSTKQKKWIGAFSCVWPLSWLKSRIESSSKPSNPLPDDSIMSWYLSLESGKFWFPAQVYNREHGHVGFMLSCYDAEISYDHHTDTFHARYPPHGRRTIVIEEGVQWDRIRAPPVDTPAHDLHISDCLNDLHPGDHIEIQWRRNKEFPYGWWYGVVGHLESCDGNEHFCHCHNSDTIILEFNQYTPGSKWRRASVNRKDHREGGNETDGFYGGIRKLHSKYEIAKWKKMWPTEVLE; via the exons ATGCTTTTCTTCCTTGTATCTTTTTTCCCCTTCCTCATCCTCCTCTTCAAGTTTCTCCCTTTGCAGCCCATGCCTTCATGGGCAAGTGAGGTTACATTGCTCTCCAACTTGTTCTGGAAGGAATTCTTGTATTCTCTGGTGAAATCGCTAAGAAATTGTAGCTTGCTTAGTGCTCGCATCCTTAGTATTTCCTCGAGTATGTCTTCCAAAAGGAGGTGTGCCCCCAGAGTAGAAATTGAGGAGGAGTCGGTGGATATGTCGGTCTTGGACTTGCCGGAATTGGCCTTAGAGTGCATTCTGGGGAAGCTGTCGCCGGCCGGGTTGTGCAACATGGCGGCCGTGAGTAGCTCTTTGAGAGATCGGTGTCGGAGTGATCATCTGTGGGAGAGGCACATGAAAGAGAAATGGGGGAGGGTGATCGGTGGAGTGGCATACAGAGATTGGCAGTTGTATTCGGCCTCCAGGAAGGACTCCTTAGGTGGCGTTGTTGGCAGCACCAAGCAGAAGAAGTGGATCGGGGCTTTCTCTTGTGTCTGGCCTCTTTCTTGGCTCAAATCTAGGATAGAAAGCAGCAGCAAACCAAGCAATCCTTTGCCTGATGACTCCATCATGTCTTGGTATCTGTCACTGGAGAGTGGCAAATTCTGGTTTCCTGCTCAGGTTTACAATCGCGAG CATGGGCATGTGGGATTTATGCTATCATGTTATGATGCTGAAATTAGTTACGATCACCACACAGACACCTTTCATGCAAG GTACCCACCACATGGGCGACGGACCATAGTCATAGAGGAAGGAGTGCAATGGGACAGGATAAGAGCACCACCAGTTGATACTCCTGCACATGATCTTCATATTTCTGATTGTCTGAATGATTTACACCCAGGCGATCATATAGAGATTCAGTGGAGAAGGAATAAAGAATTTCCATATG GCTGGTGGTATGGGGTTGTGGGCCACTTGGAGTCATGTGATGGAAATGAACATTTCTGCCATTGTCACAATAGCG ACACAATCATATTAGAGTTCAACCAGTACACACCTGGTTCGAAATGGAGGCGAGCATCAGTAAacaggaaagatcatcgggaagGAGGCAATGAAACAGACGGGTTTTATGGAGGAATCAGGAAACTTCATAGCAAGTATGAAATTGCTAAGTGGAAGAAGATGTGGCCAACTGAGGTCTTGGAATAG
- the LOC105036096 gene encoding F-box protein At2g32560 isoform X2 gives MLFFLVSFFPFLILLFKFLPLQPMPSWASEVTLLSNLFWKEFLYSLVKSLRNCSLLSARILSISSSMSSKRRCAPRVEIEEESVDMSVLDLPELALECILGKLSPAGLCNMAAVSSSLRDRCRSDHLWERHMKEKWGRVIGGVAYRDWQLYSASRKDSLGGVVGSTKQKKWIGAFSCVWPLSWLKSRIESSSKPSNPLPDDSIMSWYLSLESGKFWFPAQVYNREHGHVGFMLSCYDAEISYDHHTDTFHARYPPHGRRTIVIEEGVQWDRIRAPPVDTPAHDLHISDCLNDLHPGDHIEIQWRRNKEFPYDTIILEFNQYTPGSKWRRASVNRKDHREGGNETDGFYGGIRKLHSKYEIAKWKKMWPTEVLE, from the exons ATGCTTTTCTTCCTTGTATCTTTTTTCCCCTTCCTCATCCTCCTCTTCAAGTTTCTCCCTTTGCAGCCCATGCCTTCATGGGCAAGTGAGGTTACATTGCTCTCCAACTTGTTCTGGAAGGAATTCTTGTATTCTCTGGTGAAATCGCTAAGAAATTGTAGCTTGCTTAGTGCTCGCATCCTTAGTATTTCCTCGAGTATGTCTTCCAAAAGGAGGTGTGCCCCCAGAGTAGAAATTGAGGAGGAGTCGGTGGATATGTCGGTCTTGGACTTGCCGGAATTGGCCTTAGAGTGCATTCTGGGGAAGCTGTCGCCGGCCGGGTTGTGCAACATGGCGGCCGTGAGTAGCTCTTTGAGAGATCGGTGTCGGAGTGATCATCTGTGGGAGAGGCACATGAAAGAGAAATGGGGGAGGGTGATCGGTGGAGTGGCATACAGAGATTGGCAGTTGTATTCGGCCTCCAGGAAGGACTCCTTAGGTGGCGTTGTTGGCAGCACCAAGCAGAAGAAGTGGATCGGGGCTTTCTCTTGTGTCTGGCCTCTTTCTTGGCTCAAATCTAGGATAGAAAGCAGCAGCAAACCAAGCAATCCTTTGCCTGATGACTCCATCATGTCTTGGTATCTGTCACTGGAGAGTGGCAAATTCTGGTTTCCTGCTCAGGTTTACAATCGCGAG CATGGGCATGTGGGATTTATGCTATCATGTTATGATGCTGAAATTAGTTACGATCACCACACAGACACCTTTCATGCAAG GTACCCACCACATGGGCGACGGACCATAGTCATAGAGGAAGGAGTGCAATGGGACAGGATAAGAGCACCACCAGTTGATACTCCTGCACATGATCTTCATATTTCTGATTGTCTGAATGATTTACACCCAGGCGATCATATAGAGATTCAGTGGAGAAGGAATAAAGAATTTCCATATG ACACAATCATATTAGAGTTCAACCAGTACACACCTGGTTCGAAATGGAGGCGAGCATCAGTAAacaggaaagatcatcgggaagGAGGCAATGAAACAGACGGGTTTTATGGAGGAATCAGGAAACTTCATAGCAAGTATGAAATTGCTAAGTGGAAGAAGATGTGGCCAACTGAGGTCTTGGAATAG
- the LOC105036096 gene encoding F-box protein At2g32560 isoform X3 yields MLFFLVSFFPFLILLFKFLPLQPMPSWASEVTLLSNLFWKEFLYSLVKSLRNCSLLSARILSISSSMSSKRRCAPRVEIEEESVDMSVLDLPELALECILGKLSPAGLCNMAAVSSSLRDRCRSDHLWERHMKEKWGRVIGGVAYRDWQLYSASRKDSLGGVVGSTKQKKWIGAFSCVWPLSWLKSRIESSSKPSNPLPDDSIMSWYLSLESGKFWFPAQVYNREHGHVGFMLSCYDAEISYDHHTDTFHARYPPHGRRTIVIEEGVQWDRIRAPPVDTPAHDLHISDCLNDLHPGDHIEIQWRRNKEFPYGWWYGVVGHLESCDGNEHFCHCHNSVLVLLYQTIYC; encoded by the exons ATGCTTTTCTTCCTTGTATCTTTTTTCCCCTTCCTCATCCTCCTCTTCAAGTTTCTCCCTTTGCAGCCCATGCCTTCATGGGCAAGTGAGGTTACATTGCTCTCCAACTTGTTCTGGAAGGAATTCTTGTATTCTCTGGTGAAATCGCTAAGAAATTGTAGCTTGCTTAGTGCTCGCATCCTTAGTATTTCCTCGAGTATGTCTTCCAAAAGGAGGTGTGCCCCCAGAGTAGAAATTGAGGAGGAGTCGGTGGATATGTCGGTCTTGGACTTGCCGGAATTGGCCTTAGAGTGCATTCTGGGGAAGCTGTCGCCGGCCGGGTTGTGCAACATGGCGGCCGTGAGTAGCTCTTTGAGAGATCGGTGTCGGAGTGATCATCTGTGGGAGAGGCACATGAAAGAGAAATGGGGGAGGGTGATCGGTGGAGTGGCATACAGAGATTGGCAGTTGTATTCGGCCTCCAGGAAGGACTCCTTAGGTGGCGTTGTTGGCAGCACCAAGCAGAAGAAGTGGATCGGGGCTTTCTCTTGTGTCTGGCCTCTTTCTTGGCTCAAATCTAGGATAGAAAGCAGCAGCAAACCAAGCAATCCTTTGCCTGATGACTCCATCATGTCTTGGTATCTGTCACTGGAGAGTGGCAAATTCTGGTTTCCTGCTCAGGTTTACAATCGCGAG CATGGGCATGTGGGATTTATGCTATCATGTTATGATGCTGAAATTAGTTACGATCACCACACAGACACCTTTCATGCAAG GTACCCACCACATGGGCGACGGACCATAGTCATAGAGGAAGGAGTGCAATGGGACAGGATAAGAGCACCACCAGTTGATACTCCTGCACATGATCTTCATATTTCTGATTGTCTGAATGATTTACACCCAGGCGATCATATAGAGATTCAGTGGAGAAGGAATAAAGAATTTCCATATG GCTGGTGGTATGGGGTTGTGGGCCACTTGGAGTCATGTGATGGAAATGAACATTTCTGCCATTGTCACAATAGCG TTTTAGTTCTACTTTATCAGACAATCTATTGCTGA
- the LOC105036096 gene encoding F-box protein At2g32560 isoform X4: protein MLFFLVSFFPFLILLFKFLPLQPMPSWASEVTLLSNLFWKEFLYSLVKSLRNCSLLSARILSISSSMSSKRRCAPRVEIEEESVDMSVLDLPELALECILGKLSPAGLCNMAAVSSSLRDRCRSDHLWERHMKEKWGRVIGGVAYRDWQLYSASRKDSLGGVVGSTKQKKWIGAFSCVWPLSWLKSRIESSSKPSNPLPDDSIMSWYLSLESGKFWFPAQVYNREHGHVGFMLSCYDAEISYDHHTDTFHARYPPHGRRTIVIEEGVQWDRIRAPPVDTPAHDLHISDCLNDLHPGDHIEIQWRRNKEFPYVLVLLYQTIYC, encoded by the exons ATGCTTTTCTTCCTTGTATCTTTTTTCCCCTTCCTCATCCTCCTCTTCAAGTTTCTCCCTTTGCAGCCCATGCCTTCATGGGCAAGTGAGGTTACATTGCTCTCCAACTTGTTCTGGAAGGAATTCTTGTATTCTCTGGTGAAATCGCTAAGAAATTGTAGCTTGCTTAGTGCTCGCATCCTTAGTATTTCCTCGAGTATGTCTTCCAAAAGGAGGTGTGCCCCCAGAGTAGAAATTGAGGAGGAGTCGGTGGATATGTCGGTCTTGGACTTGCCGGAATTGGCCTTAGAGTGCATTCTGGGGAAGCTGTCGCCGGCCGGGTTGTGCAACATGGCGGCCGTGAGTAGCTCTTTGAGAGATCGGTGTCGGAGTGATCATCTGTGGGAGAGGCACATGAAAGAGAAATGGGGGAGGGTGATCGGTGGAGTGGCATACAGAGATTGGCAGTTGTATTCGGCCTCCAGGAAGGACTCCTTAGGTGGCGTTGTTGGCAGCACCAAGCAGAAGAAGTGGATCGGGGCTTTCTCTTGTGTCTGGCCTCTTTCTTGGCTCAAATCTAGGATAGAAAGCAGCAGCAAACCAAGCAATCCTTTGCCTGATGACTCCATCATGTCTTGGTATCTGTCACTGGAGAGTGGCAAATTCTGGTTTCCTGCTCAGGTTTACAATCGCGAG CATGGGCATGTGGGATTTATGCTATCATGTTATGATGCTGAAATTAGTTACGATCACCACACAGACACCTTTCATGCAAG GTACCCACCACATGGGCGACGGACCATAGTCATAGAGGAAGGAGTGCAATGGGACAGGATAAGAGCACCACCAGTTGATACTCCTGCACATGATCTTCATATTTCTGATTGTCTGAATGATTTACACCCAGGCGATCATATAGAGATTCAGTGGAGAAGGAATAAAGAATTTCCATATG TTTTAGTTCTACTTTATCAGACAATCTATTGCTGA
- the LOC105036096 gene encoding F-box protein At2g32560 isoform X5, which yields MLFFLVSFFPFLILLFKFLPLQPMPSWASEVTLLSNLFWKEFLYSLVKSLRNCSLLSARILSISSSMSSKRRCAPRVEIEEESVDMSVLDLPELALECILGKLSPAGLCNMAAVSSSLRDRCRSDHLWERHMKEKWGRVIGGVAYRDWQLYSASRKDSLGGVVGSTKQKKWIGAFSCVWPLSWLKSRIESSSKPSNPLPDDSIMSWYLSLESGKFWFPAQVYNREHGHVGFMLSCYDAEISYDHHTDTFHARYPPHGRRTIVIEEGVQWDRIRAPPVDTPAHDLHISDCLNDLHPGDHIEIQWRRNKEFPYEQLSYCEAS from the exons ATGCTTTTCTTCCTTGTATCTTTTTTCCCCTTCCTCATCCTCCTCTTCAAGTTTCTCCCTTTGCAGCCCATGCCTTCATGGGCAAGTGAGGTTACATTGCTCTCCAACTTGTTCTGGAAGGAATTCTTGTATTCTCTGGTGAAATCGCTAAGAAATTGTAGCTTGCTTAGTGCTCGCATCCTTAGTATTTCCTCGAGTATGTCTTCCAAAAGGAGGTGTGCCCCCAGAGTAGAAATTGAGGAGGAGTCGGTGGATATGTCGGTCTTGGACTTGCCGGAATTGGCCTTAGAGTGCATTCTGGGGAAGCTGTCGCCGGCCGGGTTGTGCAACATGGCGGCCGTGAGTAGCTCTTTGAGAGATCGGTGTCGGAGTGATCATCTGTGGGAGAGGCACATGAAAGAGAAATGGGGGAGGGTGATCGGTGGAGTGGCATACAGAGATTGGCAGTTGTATTCGGCCTCCAGGAAGGACTCCTTAGGTGGCGTTGTTGGCAGCACCAAGCAGAAGAAGTGGATCGGGGCTTTCTCTTGTGTCTGGCCTCTTTCTTGGCTCAAATCTAGGATAGAAAGCAGCAGCAAACCAAGCAATCCTTTGCCTGATGACTCCATCATGTCTTGGTATCTGTCACTGGAGAGTGGCAAATTCTGGTTTCCTGCTCAGGTTTACAATCGCGAG CATGGGCATGTGGGATTTATGCTATCATGTTATGATGCTGAAATTAGTTACGATCACCACACAGACACCTTTCATGCAAG GTACCCACCACATGGGCGACGGACCATAGTCATAGAGGAAGGAGTGCAATGGGACAGGATAAGAGCACCACCAGTTGATACTCCTGCACATGATCTTCATATTTCTGATTGTCTGAATGATTTACACCCAGGCGATCATATAGAGATTCAGTGGAGAAGGAATAAAGAATTTCCATATG AACAATTGTCATACTGTGAGGCAAGTTGA